A single Elaeis guineensis isolate ETL-2024a chromosome 15, EG11, whole genome shotgun sequence DNA region contains:
- the LOC105058143 gene encoding proline-rich receptor-like protein kinase PERK15, protein MGRVESSELLLHLRRKMAESPLQSNSSSSSPQTAPPPKSSPPPPSPSTPPPSSAPPPPTPTAPPPKNSPPPSNKSPSPPSPPSDSFAPPPPPAQSKSPTPPSRSGAVPGPSPKSSGKTSPSPTSKEDSKESSKNDKSNRSNSKGSSPVEATNLPLVVGTAVGITLFVIALLAVAICCCLKKKKRRNNMHYYDPSVSKGDRYYNNGSLPRWQHQGMDPMGKLPPPPGAAAPGGGGWQQSPPPPMMGSGDMSSFYSGPHGPPLPPPSPSIALGFNKSTFTYEELAAVTNGFSQANLVGQGGFGYVYKGVLPNGKEVAVKQLKSGSGQGEREFQAEVEIISRVHHRHLVSLVGYCIAGSQRLLVYEFVPNKTLEYHLHGKGLPVMDFSTRLKIALGSAKGLAYLHEDCHPRIIHRDIKTANILLDNKFEAMVADFGLAKLNSDNNTHVSTRVMGTFGYLAPEYASSGKLTEKSDVFSFGVMLLELITGRRPVDNTRAFMEDSLVDWARPLLSRALSDGDFDELIDPRLENDYNAMEMQRMIACAAACVRHSARRRPKMSQIVRALEGDTSLEDLNEGVRPGQSTYFNSSSDYDTGSYGSHMRKFRRAALGSEEFSNEYSG, encoded by the exons ATGGGGAGGGTGGAGTCTTCTGAGCTGTTACTCCATCTTCGTAGGAAAATGGCCGAGTCTCCCCTTCAATCCAATTCTTCATCCTCATCACCTCAAACAGCACCACCGCCAAAGTCTTCGCCGCCACCGCCATCGCCATCGACACCACCACCCTCCTCGGCACCTCCACCCCCGACCCCAACTGCTCCACCTCCAAAGAATTCCCCACCTCCATCAAACAAATCTCCCTCTCCACCTTCGCCACCATCCGATTCTTTTGCACCACCGCCACCACCAGCTCAGTCTAAGTCCCCAACACCCCCTTCTCGATCTGGTGCAGTGCCAGGGCCCTCTCCAAAGAGTTCCGGGAAGACATCACCTTCGCCAACATCCAAGGAAGACTCGAAGGAGTCTTCAAAGAATGACAAGAGCAACAGAAGCAACAGCAAAGGCAGCAGCCCAGTCGAGGCCACTAATTTGCCTCTTGTTGTGGGGACTGCTGTTGGTATAACTCTATTTGTTATTGCTTTGCTCGCTGTTGCGATATGCTGCTGCCTTAAAAAGAAGAAGCGTCGCAATAACATGCACTATTATGATCCTTCAGTCTCCAAAG GTGATCGCTACTACAACAATGGATCACTCCCAAGATGGCAACACCAAGGGATGGACCCCATGGGCAAGCTTCCACCACCTCCTGGTGCGGCTGCCCCAGGTGGAGGTGGGTGGCAGCAATCGCCACCTCCACCGATGATGGGCAGTGGTGACATGAGCTCCTTTTACTCCGGCCCCCACGGTCCTCCATTGCCGCCGCCTTCACCCAGCATTGCCTTGGGGTTCAACAAGAGCACCTTCACCTACGAGGAGCTGGCCGCTGTGACAAACGGCTTCTCTCAGGCTAATCTCGTAGGGCAAGGTGGCTTCGGCTATGTCTACAAGGGTGTGCTCCCTAATGGCAAGGAGGTCGCAGTGAAGCAGCTCAAGTCGGGGAGTGGGCAGGGAGAGAGGGAGTTCCAAGCTGAGGTCGAAATCATCAGCAGAGTCCACCATCGCCACCTTGTGTCCCTTGTTGGATATTGCATTGCTGGGTCGCAACGGCTGCTCGTCTATGAGTTTGTTCCCAACAAAACTCTTGAATACCACCTTCATg GAAAAGGCCTTCCAGTAATGGATTTTTCAACGAGGCTTAAGATTGCTTTAGGATCAGCAAAGGGCCTCGCCTACTTGCATGAAGACT GCCACCCTCGCATTATCCATCGTGACATCAAGACTGCTAACATTCTCTTGGATAATAAATTTGAAGCCATG GTTGCGGACTTTGGATTGGCCAAGTTAAATTCTGACAATAACACACATGTTTCGACACGCGTCATGGGAACTTTTGG GTATTTGGCTCCAGAGTATGCATCAAGTGGCAAGCTGACAGAGAAATCGGACGTCTTCTCATTCGGTGTGATGCTTTTGGAGCTTATAACTGGACGACGTCCGGTTGATAACACCCGTGCGTTTATGGAAGATAGCCTGGTCGATTGG GCAAGGCCTCTTTTAAGCCGTGCATTGTCCGATGGAGATTTTGATGAGCTGATAGATCCACGCCTGGAGAACGATTACAACGCAATGGAGATGCAACGCATGATAGCATGTGCTGCTGCTTGTGTTCGCCATTCCGCGAGGAGGCGCCCCAAGATGAGCCAG ATTGTGAGGGCATTGGAGGGTGACACATCACTCGAAGACTTGAATGAGGGGGTGAGGCCCGGGCAGAGCACATACTTCAACTCAAGCTCGGACTATGACACAGGTTCATATGGCTCACACATGAGGAAGTTCAGAAGGGCTGCACTTGGAAGTGAGGAGTTCAGCAATGAGTACAGTGGATAG